The following is a genomic window from Dioscorea cayenensis subsp. rotundata cultivar TDr96_F1 chromosome 10, TDr96_F1_v2_PseudoChromosome.rev07_lg8_w22 25.fasta, whole genome shotgun sequence.
TGTTCTTGTCCAGTGCGTCAACCAAGGCCCCAGCCTCAAGGAGGACTTGAGCACACTTCACCTGTATCACAAGCAAACCAAACATACAGCCAACTTTCACTCAGTGCTTTttcaaaattgaataaaaaaaaatccagggATACAATCCTATGCCTCATAAAGAAAATAGGTAAAGCAAGCCAAAACTAAATATGACAAAATGGTAAGAACTCATATAGAATAATGAACATGCACATTAAGATTTTAAAACAGAGTCTACAAGCATAACACTGAAGTTTCACCAATagttatttaaacaaaatacatatCGGCTTCATAATAATACCCAAATCAAACACTCCATACCTCGCCATATCCGCAAGCAAAATGCAAAGCTGTTCTTCCTTCTGaatcttcttcattcttgtcTGCTCCAGCAGCAAGGGCATTCTTCAGACCCTGGATAAGGTGGCAATAGCTAAATGCCTTTTAACCTTAAAAATCATTGCATGTGCTAGCACCGACCcaagaaaagaaggaaacagTAGCAGGTGCCAATGCAAGGTACATTAAGGCACATAgatgaaaattatgaaatattctGTAATGTTAGGAACATTGATCGGTTTCATGATGCTGGTTTCACAATTCATCTAGTGCCATATTAACACATTTTTGCTGATTCCATGCAAATTGTTTGATTCCTGTGAAAAAATGGCTTTATGATGCGTTCCACTAAAAACATACCTCCACATCACCAATACTAGCAGTGTGATGAACAATTGACTCATCCTCATAGCCACTTTCTTCTTGTACTTCTTCAGCAACAGACCGTTCCACCGAAGCTTCACCTTCCCCTGAAGTCCCAATGCCCATGGCATGGCCTAGTTTTTGTAGAATATCAGGATCATTCCAGTACCTAAAACAGGTGACCCCCATGACGTTCAGAATTACATCTCACATGGAAAAGAAAGATCATATAGTTCAGGGGAGGATTCATCCCATACTTCATCATCGCAGCTGGACCTCCACTCTCAATTTCATCAAGAATTGGTTTAAGTGATGGGTCTTTCTTGATGCGCGTCATATGCTCTTCAAGTTGCTCCTTTCGAGAGGGATTTGTCAAACTCTCCAACATGCTAGACAGACCTGGGTCCTGCAGACAAAAGAATAAAGTTCATATCAATTCCAGTAAAAGCCCCGTGGTATTGTCTATCTAAATAGGGGGCAATATCAGTATACCTGCATCAAAGCAGTTCCAAGACGCTCAGCCATTGTCATAAATTGAGGATTTTGCATAACCTGCTGCATGGTTGATATGTACCGCTGGGTGTCCAACTGAGGAGTGCCATCTTGACCCACACCTTGCACAGTTTTCTGCAGTTGCTCTGCCATATGGGTAAATACAGGATCCTTGGCTATTTGTTGTGCTAATTCTTTTATGGATGGGTCCTGACACGATTAACAGCAGAGAATAGCAGCTTGACTTTATAAGGATTCCACAAAATTAAACAACGGCAATGGAGAAAGCGGGCAAAGTTTCATAACATCTATGATACTTTGTTGCAGATGTTTGAACAAAATTAAAGACAACAATTTTCACAACCGGACTACAGAATTTTGATTCTCTTAtatgcgtatatatatatatatatatatatatcttaaaggAAGGTGGAATGCATCAAATAGAGCAACTATCTCAGTTGGATGATGATTAACTCAATATCGTTTGGAAAACAAGGAAGCAGGAACATACGTTAAGGAGGCCAGCCATAGAAGAGAAGTCAAAAGCGTTTGCAGGAAATTCCGGCGTTGGTGCTGACGGTACCCTTCTTCGCCCTGCTTGCGGCTGGGAAGTGGAACCCTCCGCATTCTTCTCTTCCGAAGTAGGTTTCTCCTCTGAATTTCAGAAAGGAAAAGGAGATAACTGAGCAATGCGTCAGAAATCGAAGCTGATCAGACATAATAGTTGCAATGGAGCTTTCTGAATCCGTCATTGATAAGGGTATAGAGCAAGAGACTGAAGAATGAAAAACGAAAGAATACCTCCTTCCTGATTCACCCCCGCAGGCGCAAGAGAAGACATGTCCGCGGCCAGAATTCAAGCTTGGAAAACGAGGGGGCTAGGCTCACTCATTCAGGAGTAGGTAAACTATTAGGCCACCAGGGATTAGGCGTACAAGGATAACTGGATAAGGAGCGTGAGGGCGAGATTTTGAGCGAGACCTATGGATTGCGGGCAATGCCCCGGCCGATCCGCCAATCCCAGCCCAGCAGCACGTGCGGTGGATTAATATCCTGCTaaggtttattatttttaatttttctattatgcAAAATGCATGTCCAAATACTTCCTCccgttttttttatttgtatcattttaaaaaaaaaattatatcttttttacttgtattatttaatttttttctttttatttatttatttaaaaaatatataaaacattaaatattggtttttcaaatttaccaattatctttaatatatgtctacaatttttaattaattatattaaactacacattttattaaataatattttaaataaaaataatttaaaaaattaatataattttttataaatattagatTAGCATCTAACTTTAGCTGGTTTTTTAATccatatgaataaattaaaattaataaataaaaaaaacgaaAGAAATACAGGTAAATAAAAAAGACAGGaagaaatacataataataaaggtTATGTTATAATTATTGCGAGTAAATTTTTTcagtgagtacctaagtttggctttatattagtttgagcactaactttcaaattgtatcaaaatgagcaccaagtcttaatttcatttcttcGGCGGGATAGTTGGGGGTTtccggtggatttttggtgatgtaGACGCCGGAAAACTTACGTGGATGCCCTGGGTCCACGTCTCTGACTCACCAACTCAACCACTTAACCAATATGGCTTTTTTTGGTCCATGTAGGATATACAATAGCTGACGTGTACATTCTACGTGGACAAACATCACGCTACATTGGTTAAATAGCTGAGTTAGCGAGTCGGTGACGTGGATCCAGGTATCCACACAAGTTTTCCGCCGaccacatcaccaaaaatccatcGGAGCCCCCCAATTACTCTGccggagaaatgaaattaaaacttacgtatttattttgatataaattgaaagttagtaTTTAAACTGATATAAAGCCAAACTTAGATACTCATGGCAAAAATTTACCCTAATTATTGTTGTGTCCTCGTTGAAAACTAATGGTGGGCTTGGGTCTCGATGATTGGGTTTATGCTAACAAGCGCAATCCAGACTACCTTTACAAATTCACAAAAGCAAACGGATTGATCTAACAAATTGTAGCTTAAACAACCTGAAACAACAAACTAAATGATGGAAAAATACATGCATTTTCATTCGAGAgctaattaagaaaaatacaaattacacCAAGAGAACTAGCCATttcataacaaaatttaaaaaaaataaaaaatagcacaGGCTAGGCATGTGAGGCGACTCACCTGTATGCCGCTTGAAAAGGACCAG
Proteins encoded in this region:
- the LOC120270619 gene encoding ankyrin repeat domain-containing protein 2A-like codes for the protein MSSLAPAGVNQEGEEKPTSEEKNAEGSTSQPQAGRRRVPSAPTPEFPANAFDFSSMAGLLNDPSIKELAQQIAKDPVFTHMAEQLQKTVQGVGQDGTPQLDTQRYISTMQQVMQNPQFMTMAERLGTALMQDPGLSSMLESLTNPSRKEQLEEHMTRIKKDPSLKPILDEIESGGPAAMMKYWNDPDILQKLGHAMGIGTSGEGEASVERSVAEEVQEESGYEDESIVHHTASIGDVEGLKNALAAGADKNEEDSEGRTALHFACGYGEVKCAQVLLEAGALVDALDKNKNTALHYAAGYGRKECVELLLENGAAVTLQNLDGKTPVDVAKLNNQEEVLKLLEKFAFL